One window of Corynebacterium doosanense CAU 212 = DSM 45436 genomic DNA carries:
- a CDS encoding Sir2 family NAD-dependent protein deacetylase, whose amino-acid sequence MRRIADQLRSGPAMVLTGAGVSTDSGIPDYRGERGKLRKGRPMTYQEFLHDRAAAHRYWARSFVGWRAMAQARSNRAHHALVELERAGCVSGIVTQNVDGLHEAAGSARVLPLHGDMSSVVCLDCRFSEPRAGFDQRLADTNPGYLESARVTFDMVNPDGDVELPQELVERFVMPGCARCGSLRLKPDVVYFGESVPGGRREAASELLAESTSLLVAGSSLAVMSGYKFVIDARRAGKQVAVINGGPGRADDKVDVLWRIGVAEAFNALLDELGL is encoded by the coding sequence TTGCGACGCATCGCTGACCAACTCCGTTCCGGCCCGGCCATGGTCCTCACCGGCGCCGGCGTCTCCACCGACTCCGGAATCCCGGACTACCGGGGCGAACGCGGCAAGCTGCGCAAGGGCCGGCCGATGACCTACCAGGAGTTCCTCCACGACCGCGCCGCCGCGCACCGCTACTGGGCGCGCAGCTTCGTCGGCTGGCGGGCGATGGCGCAGGCCCGGTCGAACCGCGCCCACCACGCGCTGGTGGAGCTCGAGCGCGCCGGGTGTGTCAGCGGCATAGTCACCCAGAACGTCGACGGGCTGCACGAGGCCGCCGGATCTGCGCGGGTGCTGCCACTACACGGTGACATGTCCAGCGTGGTGTGCCTGGACTGTCGATTCTCCGAGCCGCGCGCGGGGTTTGATCAGCGGCTGGCGGACACCAACCCCGGCTACCTTGAGTCCGCACGGGTCACCTTCGACATGGTCAACCCCGACGGCGACGTTGAGCTGCCGCAGGAACTGGTGGAGCGTTTTGTCATGCCGGGGTGTGCGCGCTGCGGGTCGCTGCGGTTGAAGCCGGACGTGGTGTACTTCGGGGAATCGGTGCCCGGGGGCCGTCGAGAAGCGGCTTCGGAACTGCTGGCCGAATCGACGTCGCTGCTGGTCGCGGGGTCTTCCCTCGCGGTGATGAGCGGCTACAAGTTTGTCATCGACGCGCGCCGGGCAGGCAAGCAGGTCGCCGTGATCAACGGCGGGCCGGGGCGCGCGGACGACAAGGTCGACGTGCTGTGGCGGATCGGCGTGGCCGAGGCGTTTAATGCGCTGCTGGACGAGCTGGGGCTGTAG
- a CDS encoding esterase/lipase family protein, with the protein MARDPLAELRGQLIERLSKVWGYDYKEQASLIVPDALRDHVDAVQTSTLPERIVDEIVEKLDAVDVALTEMGEDESESLPLIARLRPRGHTEDNWTARPSEGRPWPVILVHGTGDTPGVYQEMAHELRGDGWAVFAPGYGQRATRPLQESAHNVGAYIDAVLKETGAEKAIVVGHSQGGLVVRYWMRFHGGAAKVHHLVCLATPNHGTTMGGVISPLIKSKLAEDLVDSLVKSWFGPAGFQQVIGSPFIEALNDGGDLDEEVEGYTCIATRSDSVIQPPETCFLKGENVRNLWVQDLEPRAVILHEDMPRDKRVRRLVMAVLRGVALADK; encoded by the coding sequence ATGGCCCGCGATCCGCTGGCAGAACTGCGCGGCCAGCTCATCGAGCGCCTGAGCAAGGTCTGGGGTTACGACTACAAGGAGCAGGCCAGCCTCATCGTCCCCGATGCGCTTCGCGATCACGTGGATGCCGTGCAAACGTCGACGCTGCCGGAGCGGATTGTTGATGAGATCGTCGAGAAGCTCGATGCCGTTGACGTGGCTCTCACCGAGATGGGTGAGGACGAGTCGGAGTCCCTGCCGCTCATCGCCAGGCTGCGCCCGCGCGGGCACACCGAGGACAACTGGACCGCCCGGCCGAGCGAGGGGCGTCCGTGGCCGGTGATCCTCGTCCACGGGACCGGTGACACCCCGGGTGTCTACCAGGAAATGGCCCATGAGCTGCGCGGAGACGGCTGGGCCGTGTTCGCCCCCGGGTACGGCCAGCGCGCGACGCGACCGCTGCAGGAGTCCGCCCACAATGTCGGCGCGTACATCGACGCGGTGCTCAAGGAGACCGGGGCCGAGAAGGCCATCGTTGTCGGCCACTCGCAGGGCGGGCTGGTGGTGCGTTACTGGATGCGTTTCCACGGCGGCGCGGCGAAGGTGCATCACCTCGTGTGCCTGGCCACCCCGAACCACGGGACCACGATGGGCGGGGTCATCTCTCCGCTGATCAAGTCCAAGCTCGCGGAGGATCTCGTCGACTCCCTGGTGAAGTCGTGGTTCGGGCCGGCCGGGTTTCAGCAGGTCATCGGCTCGCCGTTCATCGAGGCACTGAATGACGGCGGTGACCTTGACGAGGAGGTCGAGGGTTACACGTGCATCGCCACCCGGTCCGACTCCGTCATCCAGCCGCCGGAGACGTGTTTCCTCAAGGGCGAGAACGTGCGCAACCTCTGGGTGCAGGACCTGGAGCCGCGGGCGGTCATCCTGCATGAGGACATGCCGCGGGACAAGCGGGTGCGCAGACTGGTGATGGCGGTGCTGCGCGGGGTGGCGCTGGCCGATAAGTAA
- a CDS encoding SDR family oxidoreductase, with protein MQSIFISGGASGIGKAVAQRFLDEGWLVGAYDIIPATFDHKNLVTGTLDVRDADNWERALADFAAHTGGHIDVVDNNAGIIVQGPLQDESPESLKRIIDVNVLGVTLGAHAAHRYLKGGGHLLSMCSASAIYGQPGITAYSATKFYVKGLTEALNLEWKKDRIRVVDLMPLWAKTPLAANDAASIRRLGVKITAEQVADVVWDAVNPSNFYERGKVHYGVSPEDKVLGALGSLAPTRLGRLVNRFIAG; from the coding sequence ATGCAATCAATCTTCATTTCGGGCGGCGCCAGCGGAATTGGTAAGGCGGTGGCTCAGCGATTCCTCGACGAGGGATGGCTGGTCGGCGCATACGACATCATCCCGGCCACCTTTGACCACAAGAACCTCGTCACCGGAACGCTGGACGTCCGGGACGCCGACAACTGGGAACGCGCCCTCGCCGACTTCGCGGCGCACACCGGCGGCCACATCGACGTCGTGGACAACAACGCCGGCATCATCGTCCAGGGCCCGCTCCAGGACGAGTCGCCGGAGTCGCTCAAGCGCATCATCGACGTCAACGTCCTCGGCGTCACGCTCGGCGCCCACGCCGCGCACCGCTACCTCAAGGGTGGCGGCCACCTGCTGAGCATGTGCTCGGCGTCCGCCATCTACGGTCAGCCCGGGATCACCGCGTATTCCGCCACCAAGTTCTACGTCAAGGGCCTCACCGAGGCGCTCAACCTGGAGTGGAAGAAGGACCGCATCCGCGTGGTCGATCTCATGCCGCTCTGGGCGAAGACGCCGCTCGCGGCCAACGACGCCGCCAGCATCCGTCGCCTCGGAGTGAAGATCACCGCGGAGCAGGTCGCTGATGTGGTCTGGGACGCGGTCAACCCGTCCAACTTCTACGAGCGTGGCAAGGTCCACTACGGCGTCTCCCCGGAGGACAAGGTCCTCGGCGCCCTCGGCTCCCTCGCCCCCACCCGACTCGGCAGGCTCGTCAACCGCTTCATCGCGGGCTAA
- a CDS encoding IS3 family transposase, translated as MVETCQSVPRRSAEHWRVGRRRTEASAAREQRAAQGKRDLEDRFSFFRSGTRPSHQKMIEYIDTYRDRFGVEAICRTLRQTECGFITSRGYRAAKTRAPSARSLSDALLIPELVKVFEDNFSVYGVRKMWKAMQRAGWDIGRDQTARLMKLAGIQGRRRGRTPITTLRADVPDCRPDLVNRDFTASAPHRLWVADITYVRTLSGFAYTAFITDAYSRKIVGVATRASMRTDELPLEAFEHALYHAGDLRAEGLVHHSDRGSQYVSIRYSEALAQAGIDPSVGTVGDSYDNALAETVNGLYKTELIYPHRPWASVGEVEIATLRWVYWWNNHRLHESLGYITPQEMEDAYYQQSHAHPLGVQ; from the coding sequence CTGGTTGAAACCTGTCAAAGCGTCCCCCGACGTTCAGCGGAGCACTGGCGAGTCGGTCGACGACGAACTGAAGCGTCTGCGGCAAGAGAACAAAGAGCTGCGCAGGGCAAACGAGATCTTGAAGACCGCTTCAGCTTTTTTCGCAGCGGAACTCGACCGTCCCACCAGAAGATGATCGAATACATCGACACGTATCGCGATCGCTTCGGGGTCGAGGCCATCTGTCGCACGTTAAGGCAGACAGAATGTGGGTTTATCACCTCTCGTGGCTACCGAGCAGCGAAAACACGAGCCCCGTCGGCCAGGAGCTTGTCAGACGCGCTGCTTATCCCCGAATTGGTGAAAGTCTTCGAGGACAACTTCAGCGTGTACGGGGTACGCAAGATGTGGAAGGCCATGCAGCGCGCCGGCTGGGACATCGGTCGTGATCAGACGGCACGGTTGATGAAACTCGCCGGCATCCAAGGCCGCAGAAGGGGCCGCACTCCGATCACAACGCTTCGGGCTGATGTCCCGGATTGTCGTCCTGATCTGGTCAATCGTGACTTCACCGCGTCAGCGCCGCACCGGCTGTGGGTCGCTGACATCACCTACGTGCGTACCCTGTCGGGGTTTGCGTACACCGCGTTCATCACCGATGCGTACTCCCGCAAGATTGTCGGGGTTGCCACCAGGGCGAGCATGCGCACCGATGAGCTGCCTCTTGAGGCTTTTGAGCATGCTCTTTATCACGCAGGTGATCTCCGTGCTGAAGGACTTGTCCATCACAGCGACCGCGGCTCGCAGTACGTGTCCATTCGTTACAGTGAGGCGCTTGCTCAAGCTGGGATTGATCCGTCCGTTGGCACCGTCGGCGATTCCTACGACAACGCGTTGGCGGAAACGGTCAACGGTCTATACAAGACCGAGCTGATCTATCCCCACCGGCCGTGGGCGTCGGTTGGGGAAGTCGAGATCGCGACCCTTCGCTGGGTGTACTGGTGGAATAACCATCGCCTGCACGAGTCATTGGGATACATCACTCCACAAGAGATGGAAGACGCCTACTATCAACAATCACACGCCCACCCGTTGGGCGTTCAATAA
- a CDS encoding GNAT family N-acetyltransferase translates to MRSTDRIVPARLDSPEARPLVDDLRAFYDELYADYHGFEEVEGAPNELDIFPPEMFEPPCGGMLLILRGEETVAGGAFMYLDDLTAEVKRVWTSPEHRGEGLSRVVMAALEEEIAERGYRYVYLSTGPRQPVAKRLYLSLGYTPHFDLAVDPELIGELSFEKDLVPGNGGVAEHPGSEHQRELQRRARQWRPAPHSRLSGA, encoded by the coding sequence GTGAGATCCACCGACCGCATCGTCCCCGCCCGCCTCGACTCCCCCGAGGCCAGGCCGCTGGTTGACGACCTCCGCGCCTTCTACGACGAGCTCTACGCCGACTATCACGGTTTCGAGGAGGTCGAAGGCGCCCCGAACGAGCTGGACATCTTCCCTCCGGAGATGTTTGAGCCTCCCTGCGGCGGCATGCTGCTCATCCTGCGCGGCGAGGAGACGGTCGCGGGCGGTGCCTTCATGTACCTCGACGACCTGACGGCCGAGGTCAAACGTGTGTGGACCTCCCCGGAGCACCGCGGGGAGGGGCTGTCCCGGGTGGTGATGGCGGCACTCGAGGAGGAGATCGCGGAGCGGGGATACCGCTACGTGTACCTGTCGACGGGCCCGCGACAGCCCGTCGCAAAGCGGCTCTATCTCTCCCTGGGATACACACCCCACTTCGACCTCGCGGTCGATCCGGAGCTGATCGGCGAGCTGTCCTTCGAGAAGGATCTCGTGCCGGGCAACGGTGGGGTGGCCGAGCACCCGGGTAGCGAGCACCAGCGGGAACTGCAGCGCCGCGCCCGGCAGTGGCGCCCTGCCCCGCATTCGCGATTGAGCGGGGCCTGA
- a CDS encoding helix-turn-helix transcriptional regulator codes for MRNYLPEARKRLGWSQQRLADELGVSRQTVISIEKGRYDPSLPVAFRLAAAFDCPIEDLFTPE; via the coding sequence ATGAGGAACTACCTCCCCGAGGCCCGGAAGCGACTGGGCTGGTCGCAGCAGCGTCTTGCCGACGAGCTGGGGGTCTCCCGCCAGACCGTCATCTCGATCGAAAAGGGCCGCTACGACCCCTCGCTGCCCGTGGCCTTCCGGCTGGCGGCGGCCTTCGACTGCCCCATCGAGGACCTGTTCACGCCTGAATAG
- the ald gene encoding alanine dehydrogenase, which produces MIIGCPREVKNNEFRVALTPAGALELAKRGHTVRVEADAGTPSGFSDEQYAETGATIVETAAEAWDADLVVKVKEPQPSEFGFIDTQILFCYLHLAAEPEVTRALLDTSVTAYAYENVTGTRGFPLLAPMSEVAGRLATQVGAYHLMGPLGGSGILMGGVPGTAPAKVAIIGGGVAGESAARMAAGLGAEVRLLDVNLDRLREISAQYGTAVQTLASNELTIAETVADADLVIGSVLIPGAAAPKLVTSEMVSTMRDGSVLVDIAIDQGGCFEGSHPTTHDDPTFEVDGKIYYCVANMPGAVPRTSTVALTNATLPFLMQLADGNPDEHLTAGLNVRDGRIVHETVARHYGS; this is translated from the coding sequence ATGATCATTGGTTGCCCCCGTGAAGTGAAAAACAACGAGTTCCGCGTGGCGCTGACGCCCGCCGGAGCCCTGGAACTGGCCAAACGCGGCCACACCGTCCGGGTGGAGGCCGACGCCGGCACCCCCTCCGGGTTCAGCGACGAGCAGTACGCGGAGACGGGGGCGACGATCGTCGAGACGGCCGCCGAAGCCTGGGACGCCGACCTCGTGGTGAAGGTCAAGGAGCCGCAGCCGAGCGAGTTCGGGTTCATCGACACACAGATCCTCTTCTGTTACCTCCATCTCGCCGCCGAGCCCGAGGTCACGCGCGCGCTGCTCGACACCTCCGTCACCGCGTACGCCTACGAGAACGTCACCGGCACGAGGGGCTTTCCCCTGCTCGCACCGATGAGCGAGGTCGCCGGTCGGCTGGCCACGCAGGTAGGCGCGTACCACCTCATGGGCCCGCTCGGCGGCTCGGGAATCCTCATGGGCGGCGTGCCCGGCACCGCGCCCGCGAAGGTCGCGATCATCGGCGGCGGTGTCGCGGGAGAATCCGCCGCGCGCATGGCCGCGGGACTCGGCGCGGAGGTCCGGCTGCTCGACGTCAACCTCGACCGGCTCCGGGAAATCTCGGCCCAGTACGGCACCGCCGTGCAGACGCTGGCCTCCAATGAGCTCACCATCGCCGAGACCGTCGCCGACGCCGACCTCGTCATCGGCTCGGTGCTCATCCCCGGTGCAGCGGCCCCGAAGCTGGTCACCAGCGAGATGGTGTCGACGATGCGCGACGGATCCGTCCTCGTGGACATCGCCATCGACCAGGGCGGATGCTTCGAGGGCTCCCACCCCACCACCCACGACGACCCCACCTTCGAGGTCGACGGCAAGATCTACTACTGCGTCGCCAACATGCCCGGCGCGGTACCCCGCACCTCCACGGTCGCGCTGACCAACGCGACGCTGCCGTTCCTCATGCAGCTGGCGGACGGGAATCCGGATGAGCACCTGACGGCGGGACTGAACGTGCGTGACGGCCGCATCGTGCACGAGACGGTGGCCCGGCATTACGGGTCCTAG
- the ggt gene encoding gamma-glutamyltransferase, giving the protein MNRKTCLPAVVVALGLGVTACSPAEEQSAAESGATGTTVASEPADPTGCDASDVDVSSSGENSSASGDIATNPEAGTGFREGLEATTDHEYSAVTANPLATEAACRVLADGGTAADALVTAQAMLGLVEPQSSGIGGGGYILYYDAETGEKTAIDGREVAPLAADENYLLGASPDAQRSGRSIGVPGIVAALDLVQSEHGEKQWSELFNSTRQTATDGFTISPRLGSLIAESTEDLKLDPEAADYFLDEGQPREAGETLVNPEYAETLAMIADQGAQSFYTGDFAADIVTAASDETGGRTPSLLTTADLAGYTPAATEALCGNYRDREVCSMPPSSSGGIAVLETLGMLNHADLATLAPDENGIPDSEAVHLISEAERLAYADRDAYVADPAFVDVPVEQLLDPAYLARRYAEIDPAHSMGTAKPGLDLVSAEDLPEHGTSHISIIDAEGNAASMTTSVEAAFGSFHMVNGFLLNNQLTDFSAEPLNDEGQPVANRVEPAKRPRSSMAPVLVFGPEGELNMALGSPGGSLIIQYVIKTLVQLIDWGADPQEAVASPNFGALNKPQTAIGGEHPGSLDSLQAGLEERGHTVVTDPMTSGLGALVVDGDNIVGGADPRREGAVLGR; this is encoded by the coding sequence ATGAACCGAAAAACATGTCTCCCCGCCGTGGTGGTCGCGCTCGGGCTCGGCGTCACAGCTTGTTCGCCGGCAGAAGAGCAGTCCGCCGCGGAAAGCGGAGCGACCGGCACCACCGTCGCCTCCGAACCCGCCGACCCGACGGGCTGCGACGCCAGCGACGTCGACGTCAGCTCGAGCGGCGAGAACTCCAGCGCAAGCGGGGACATCGCCACGAACCCGGAGGCCGGCACCGGTTTCCGGGAGGGCCTGGAGGCCACTACCGATCACGAATACTCGGCGGTCACGGCCAACCCGCTCGCCACCGAGGCCGCCTGCCGGGTCCTCGCTGACGGCGGAACGGCGGCGGACGCGCTTGTCACGGCCCAGGCGATGCTTGGGCTGGTGGAGCCGCAGTCGTCGGGAATCGGCGGCGGTGGCTACATCCTCTACTACGACGCCGAGACCGGTGAGAAGACGGCCATCGACGGCCGCGAGGTCGCCCCGCTGGCCGCCGATGAAAACTACCTCCTCGGCGCTTCCCCGGATGCGCAGCGCTCGGGCCGCTCGATAGGCGTCCCCGGCATCGTCGCCGCACTCGACCTGGTGCAGTCCGAGCACGGTGAGAAGCAGTGGTCCGAGCTGTTTAACTCGACCCGGCAGACGGCCACCGACGGGTTCACCATCAGCCCGCGTCTGGGTTCGTTGATCGCCGAGTCCACCGAGGATCTCAAGCTCGATCCCGAGGCCGCGGACTACTTCCTCGACGAGGGCCAGCCCCGCGAGGCGGGTGAGACGCTGGTCAACCCCGAGTACGCCGAGACCTTGGCGATGATCGCCGACCAGGGTGCGCAGTCCTTCTACACCGGTGACTTCGCCGCGGACATCGTCACCGCGGCGAGCGACGAGACCGGCGGGCGCACCCCGAGCCTGCTGACCACCGCGGACCTCGCCGGATACACGCCGGCCGCCACCGAGGCGCTCTGCGGGAACTACCGCGACCGCGAAGTGTGTTCCATGCCGCCCTCCTCCTCGGGCGGCATCGCGGTCCTGGAGACCCTCGGCATGCTCAACCACGCCGATCTCGCGACCCTCGCTCCCGACGAGAACGGCATCCCCGACTCCGAGGCAGTGCACCTCATCTCCGAGGCCGAGCGCCTGGCCTACGCCGACCGGGACGCCTACGTCGCTGACCCGGCATTCGTCGACGTCCCGGTGGAGCAGTTGCTCGATCCGGCGTATCTGGCACGTCGATACGCGGAAATCGACCCCGCGCACTCCATGGGGACGGCCAAACCCGGCCTTGACCTGGTGTCGGCCGAGGACCTCCCAGAGCACGGAACCTCGCACATCAGCATCATCGACGCGGAGGGCAACGCCGCGTCCATGACCACCAGCGTCGAGGCGGCCTTCGGCTCCTTCCACATGGTCAACGGTTTCCTGTTGAACAACCAGCTCACGGATTTCAGCGCGGAACCGCTTAACGACGAAGGCCAGCCCGTCGCCAACCGAGTCGAACCGGCCAAGCGCCCGCGTTCCTCCATGGCCCCCGTGCTCGTGTTCGGACCCGAGGGCGAGCTGAACATGGCGCTGGGTTCGCCGGGCGGGTCGCTCATCATCCAGTACGTGATCAAGACCCTGGTCCAACTCATCGACTGGGGCGCGGATCCCCAGGAGGCCGTCGCGAGTCCGAACTTCGGTGCCCTGAACAAGCCGCAGACGGCCATCGGTGGGGAGCACCCGGGATCGCTGGACTCGCTGCAGGCCGGGCTGGAGGAGCGTGGGCACACCGTGGTCACCGATCCGATGACCAGCGGGTTGGGTGCGCTGGTCGTGGACGGCGACAACATCGTCGGTGGCGCGGATCCGCGCCGGGAGGGTGCGGTGCTGGGGCGTTAG
- the amn gene encoding AMP nucleosidase, with protein MEHNNPLELVESAERGVDRLIELYEASCELARATIASGKYSDYVHVTYPKLVVDVKQWRPIDRSEPFGYVDEAGRYSAEISRPAMMAPYLRAQLTRLTGNYPCDIYVGPSSTKIPPEYISGIGDISEARRSHAVPRPTLDDVHDAIVDGDWDAFHGEEKPLLHFGPQRFDIACARIAHYTGIDAASCQRYILFTNYAMHTTEFVKFGLAQLRDPSSRYVGLRLPVGETLSRGSEQEIEDLTLESPFQMPRYDLITEDGDGITMINIGVGPSNAKTITDSLAVLRPEAWIMIGHCAGLDGRMRIGDLILGNAYQRFDHILDQRVPHTVPIPAVPEVQRALEASVSEVFGGDKSLMRTGTVISTGDRNWEWQTPRELWGWLRGSTAAAVDMESCTLATNGYRYRVPYGTLLSVSDLPLHAVPKLPAQAQAFYESSKEAHMMCAVSAMERLASDPERLRTRKLRRAMGEVPFR; from the coding sequence ATGGAGCACAACAACCCGCTGGAACTGGTCGAATCGGCTGAGAGGGGCGTCGATAGGCTCATCGAACTCTACGAGGCCTCGTGCGAACTGGCGCGGGCGACCATCGCCAGCGGGAAATACTCCGACTACGTGCACGTGACGTACCCGAAGCTGGTCGTGGACGTGAAGCAGTGGCGCCCCATCGACCGCTCCGAGCCTTTCGGCTACGTCGACGAGGCTGGCCGCTACTCCGCCGAGATCTCCCGGCCGGCCATGATGGCGCCCTACCTGCGCGCGCAGCTCACGCGCCTGACCGGCAACTACCCCTGCGACATCTACGTCGGCCCCTCCAGCACCAAGATCCCGCCGGAGTACATCAGCGGAATCGGTGACATCTCCGAGGCCAGGCGCTCGCACGCCGTGCCCAGACCCACGCTTGACGACGTCCACGACGCCATCGTCGACGGAGACTGGGACGCCTTCCACGGCGAGGAGAAGCCGCTGCTGCACTTCGGGCCGCAGCGCTTCGACATCGCCTGCGCGCGCATCGCCCACTACACGGGCATCGACGCCGCCAGCTGCCAGCGCTACATCCTCTTCACCAACTACGCCATGCACACCACCGAGTTTGTGAAGTTCGGCCTGGCACAGCTCCGGGACCCGTCCTCCCGTTATGTCGGGCTCAGGCTGCCCGTCGGCGAGACACTCTCACGCGGCTCCGAGCAGGAGATCGAGGACCTCACGCTCGAATCGCCCTTCCAGATGCCGCGCTACGACCTCATCACCGAGGACGGCGACGGCATCACCATGATCAACATCGGCGTGGGCCCCTCCAACGCCAAGACCATCACCGACTCCCTCGCCGTGCTGCGACCGGAAGCGTGGATCATGATCGGCCACTGCGCAGGTCTCGACGGACGCATGCGCATCGGCGACCTCATCCTGGGCAACGCCTACCAGCGCTTTGACCACATCCTCGACCAGCGTGTTCCCCACACCGTGCCCATCCCGGCCGTTCCCGAGGTTCAGCGTGCGCTCGAGGCATCGGTGTCGGAGGTGTTCGGTGGCGACAAGTCCCTCATGCGCACCGGCACCGTCATCTCCACCGGCGACCGCAACTGGGAATGGCAGACCCCCCGCGAACTGTGGGGCTGGCTGCGCGGATCGACGGCCGCGGCGGTCGACATGGAATCCTGCACGCTGGCCACCAACGGCTACCGCTACCGCGTCCCCTACGGGACCCTGCTCTCCGTCTCCGACCTGCCGCTGCACGCCGTGCCCAAGCTGCCCGCCCAGGCGCAAGCCTTCTATGAGTCCTCGAAGGAGGCGCACATGATGTGCGCGGTCTCGGCGATGGAACGCCTGGCCTCCGACCCCGAGCGGCTGCGCACGCGCAAGCTCCGGCGGGCGATGGGGGAGGTGCCGTTCAGGTAG